Proteins from one Peromyscus eremicus unplaced genomic scaffold, PerEre_H2_v1 PerEre#2#chr22_unloc_1, whole genome shotgun sequence genomic window:
- the LOC131900829 gene encoding zinc finger protein 883-like, with protein MLEICDNLTAIGYKWEDHNIGEHCQGSRRHGRYIICHSGYKPCEHKGSGKKMGTSLSPRKIKRYAVVSTMSRQCDCETSIELTRFPTSLEIHQHACNGEKPYEYTEFGNFSVCTGSCCTCNVTPTIGKCNECNQCGKALSSSSSFQRNVKTHMEKGTDKCEPCTKGMNHHRYLEIFQSTHKEEESYECKQHNKTFRSDCPLQLQQRTHLNLYEYNQSFKDFACNSYLQLPRTNSIMKQYEDKQCGKTFTYPSIIKQHERSHTSEKSYECNQCGKTFAQKSHLLNHEKSHIGNKPYECNQCGKAFSSKSHLHSHERIHSREKPYECNQCGKAFEWKSLLHRHERSHTGEKPYECNQCGKAFASKSHLHSHERIHSGEKPYECNQCGKAFAWKSLLHRHERIHTGEKPYECNQCDKAFTYKTDLHNHERIHNGEKPYECNQCGKTFPHKSHLYYHERNHTGEKPYECNQCGKAFAWKSDLHNHERIHTGEKPYECNQCGKAFTRKSHLHSHERIHVGKKPYECNQCGKTFAWKSSFHRHERIHFGEKAYECNQCGKTFTHKSDLHSHERGHNGEKFYECNQSMWCSIYMEKSSSQP; from the exons atgctggaaatcTGTGATAATCTCACTGCTATAG gctacaaaTGGGAGGACCACAATATTGGAGAACATTGTCAAGGTTCTAGaagacatggaag GTATATCATCTGTCACTCTGGATATAAGCCATGTGAGCATAAGGGATCTGGAAAGAAGATGGGTACCTCTCTCTCACccagaaaaatcaaaagatatGCAGTGGTTAGCACTATGAGTAGACAGTGTGATTGTGAAACAAGTATAGAATTAACTAGATTCCCAACTTCACTGGAAATACACCAACATGCTTGCAATGGAGAAAAGCCTTATGAGTACACAGAATTTGGAAATTTTTCTGTCTGTACTGGTTCATGTTGCACATGTAATGTGACTCCCACTATAGGAAAATGTAatgaatgcaatcagtgtggtaaagctctCAGTTCTTCCAGTTCTTttcaaagaaatgtaaaaactCATATGGAAAAAGGAACTGATAAATGTGAGCCATGTActaaaggcatgaaccatcacAGGTATCTTGAAATATTCCAAAGTACCCATAAAGAAGAGgaatcctatgaatgtaaacaacaCAATAAAACATTTAGATCTGATTGCCCTTTACAGTTACAGCAAAGAACACATTTGAATctctatgaatataatcaaagttTCAAAGATTTTGCATGTAATAGTTATCTTCAATTACCCAGAACTAATTCTATAATGAAACAGTATGAAGATAAGCAATGTGGTAAAACTTTTACATATCCTAGTATTATTAAGcaacatgaaagaagtcatactagtgagaaatcctatgaatgtaatcagtgtggtaaaacatTTGCACAAAAAAGTCATCTTCTCAATCATGAAAAAAGTCATATTGGAAataaaccctatgaatgcaatcaatgtggtaaagccttttcaagTAAAAGTCATCTtcacagtcatgaaagaattcatagtagagagaaaccctatgaatgtaatcaatgtggtaaagcatttgaATGGAAAAGTCttcttcacagacatgaaagaagccatactggagagaaaccctatgaatgtaatcaatgtggaaaagcctttgcaAGTAAAAGTCATCTtcacagtcatgaaagaattcatagtggagagaaaccctatgaatgtaatcaatgtggtaaagcatttgcatgGAAAAGTCttcttcacagacatgaaagaattcatactggagagaaaccctatgaatgtaatcaatgtgataaagcatTTACATATAAAACTGATCTTCAcaatcatgaaagaattcataatggagagaaaccctatgaatgtaatcaatgtggtaaaacattTCCACATAAAAGTCATCTTTACTATCATGAAAGAaatcatactggagagaaaccttatgaatgtaatcaatgtggtaaagcatttgcatgGAAAAGTGATCTTCAcaatcatgaaagaattcatactggagagaaaccttatgaatgtaatcaatgtggtaaagcctttacacgtAAAAGTCATCTtcacagtcatgaaagaattcatgttggaaagaaaccttatgaatgtaatcaatgtggtaaaacattTGCATGGAAAAGTTCTTTtcacagacatgaaagaattcattttGGAGAGAAagcttatgaatgtaatcaatgtggtaaaacctttacACATAAAAGTGATCTACACAGTCATGAAAGAGGTCATAATGGGGAGAAATTCTATGAATGCAATCAATCAATGTGGTGCAGCATTTACATGGAAAAGTCATCTTCACAGCCATAA